A part of Sander vitreus isolate 19-12246 chromosome 8, sanVit1, whole genome shotgun sequence genomic DNA contains:
- the poc1b gene encoding POC1 centriolar protein homolog B isoform X3, producing the protein MPTMSSVMEDPTLERHFRGHKDAVTCADFNPNRKQLASGSVDKSLMIWNLAPKARAFRYVGHQDVITGVQFSPSGNLVATSSKDRTVRLWTPSMKGESTVFKAHTATVRSVAFSHDGQRLVTASDDKSVKVWSVHRQCFVYSLNQHTNWVRCARFSPDGRLIASCGDDRTVRLWDTSTKHCINCFTDYRESTTFVGFNSSGTCIASSGADSTLKIWDLRTNKLIQHYQVHSAGINSFSFHPSNNYLISGSSDSTVKILDLLEGRLIYTLHGHKGAVITVAFSRAGDLFASGGADGQVLMWRTNFDTKSYQDILRQHSRRSSPDPPPHVTDIHPRGPHLHRLQPTAIQISPTVADTQSTDPHVIELGQSLHSTTVS; encoded by the exons ATGCCCACAATGTCCTCTGTTATG GAAGATCCAACGCTAGAGAGACACTTCAGGGGGCATAAAGATGCTGTCACCTGTGCAGACTTCAATCCAAACCGCAAACAACTGG CCTCGGGGTCAGTGGATAAGAGCCTGATGATCTGGAATTTGGCCCCAAAGGCGAGGGCTTTCCGCTATGTTGGCCACCAAGACGTCATCACTGGGGTGCAGTTCTCCCCCTCTGGTAACCTGGTGGCCACTTCCTCCAAGGACAGAACGGTCCGACTGTGGACACCTTCCAT GAAAGGAGAGTCAACCGTGTTCAAAGCCCACACGGCCACTGTACGCAGTGTTGCTTTCTCCCACGATGGGCAGAGACTGGTGACAGCTTCTGACGACAAGTCTGTCAAAGTGTGGAGCGTCCACCGGCAGTGCTTCGTCTACTCTCTCAACCAGCACACCAACTGGGTGCGCTGTGCCAG GTTTTCCCCAGATGGGCGGCTGATAGCGTCCTGTGGAGACGACCGCACTGTCCGGCTGTGGGACACGTCCACCAAACACTGCATCAACTGTTTCACTGACTATCGAGA ATCAACAACGTTTGTGGGTTTCAACTCAAGTGGCACCTGTATTGCGTCCTCGGGAGCTGACAGTACACTGAAAATCTGGGATCTACGGACCAACAAGCTGATTCAGCATTATCAAG TCCACAGTGCAGGAATCAACAGCTTTTCCTTCCACCCGTCCAATAACTACCTGATCAGTGGCTCCAGTGACAGCACTGTTAAGATCCTGGACCTGTTGGAGGGACGCCTCATCTACACCCTCCATGGACACAAG GGCGCTGTAATCACAGTAGCCTTTTCCAGGGCAGGAGACCTCTTTGCCTCGGGGGGAGCTGATGGTCAG GTGCTGATGTGGAGGACGAACTTTGACACCAAATCTTACCAGGACATCCTGCGACAGCACAGCCGGAGGTCCAGCCCGGATCCCCCACCTCACGTGACTGACATCCACCCCAGAGGACCCCACCTTCACCGCCTACAGCCCACAGCCATTCAG ATCAGTCCAACAGTGGCAGACACTCAGTCCACTGATCCGCATGTCATAGAGTTGGGCCAGTCTCTTCACAGCACCACGGTAAGCTGA